The Streptomyces uncialis genomic interval TGTCCTCGTTCTTCGACCTGGTCCAGCAGGACCCGGTGGTCTCCCAGGCCAAGCTGATCGCCGAGCCGTGGGACGTGGGCGAGGGCGGCTACCAGGTGGGGAACTTCCCCCCGCTGTGGACGGAGTGGAACGGCAAGTACCGGGACACGGTCCGCGACCTGTGGCGCGGTGAGCCCCGAACGCTCGCGGAGTTCGCGTCCCGGCTGACCGGTTCCTCGGACCTCTATCAGGACGACGGCCGCCGCCCGCTGGCCTCGATCAACTTCGTCACCTGCCACGACGGCTTCACCATGCACGACCTGGTCGCCTACGACGAGAAGCACAACGAGGACAACGGCGAGGACAACCGCGACGGCGAGAACCACAACCGCTCCTGGAACTGCGGCGCGGAGGGCCCGACGGACGATCCGGCGGTACGGGAACTGCGGCAGCGCCAGATGCGCAACCTCACCGCCACCCTCCTGCTGTCCCAGGGTGTGCCGATGCTCAGCCACGGCGACGAGTTCGCCCGTACCCAGGGCGGCAACAACAACGCCTACTGCCAGGACAACACGGTCTCCTGGGTGCGCTGGCCCGGCGCGGCGCCGGACGGACGGGCCGCCGGTGACGTGGCGGAGGAACCCGTCGAGGACTCGGTGGCGGCCCGGCATCTGGCGTTCACCCGGTCGATGGTGTGGCTGCGCCGGGACCACCCCGTCTTCCGCAGACGGCGGTTCTTCCAGGGCCGCACGCTCCGGGGCACCCCCGACGAACTGTCCGACATCGCCTGGTTCACCCCGGAGGGTGGTCAGATGCGGCAACGGGACTGGAGCGCGGCCCAGGCCAGGGCGCTGACCGTGTTCCTGAACGGCAACGCGATCTCGGAGCCCGGACCGCGCGGGGAGCGCGTCAAGGACGATTCGTTCCTGCTGATGTTCAACGCCTCCCCCGAGACGCTGGACTTCGTCGTCCCGCTCGACCACGGCCATCAGTGGCGGATCGTGGTGGACACGGCCTGCCCGGAGGGCGTGCCGCCGGGCGGCGCGACCAAGGTGACCGCCGGGGACCGGATCACCCTGGTGGACCACAGCATGGCGGTGCTCCAACGGCCGACGTGAGGGCGGCGGCGGAGCCGGTGACCGCCCCTGGAGGCCCCGGCACGGCTCCGCCCCGTACGGGCGGTGCCCCCGAGGCCTCCCGGGCCCGGACGTACGGTTCGCGGCCCGGACTGCGCCACCTGCTGCCGACGGTGACAGGAAGGGCGTCCGTCCGGGTACGTACCGTCGCATGACACCTGAGCCCGCCGAGCCATGGATTCCCGCGCCGCCGACCGCCACGTACCGTCTTCAGCTCCAGCCGGACTTCCCGTTCGCCGCGGCGGAGGCGGCCGTGCCCCATCTCGCCGGGCTCGGCGTGTCCCATCTGCATCTGTCGCCCGTCCTGGAGGCCGTACCGGGTTCCACCCACGGCTACGACGTGGTGGACCACGCGCGCGTGCGTGACGAGTTGGGCGGCGAGGAAGGGCTGCGGGCGCTGGCGGGTACCGCGCGGCGGCACGGGCTGGGGCTGATCGCGGACATCGTGCCCAACCACATGGCCGCCGCGCCCCGGTGGAACCGCTCCTGGTGGGAGGTGCTGCGCGACGGCCCGGGATCGCCCTACGCGCGCTGGTTCGACATCGACTGGGACGCCCACGGAGGGCGGGTGCTGCTGCCTGTGCTGGCCCACCGGATCGGCACGGAACCCGGCGCGCTCCGGGTCGACGGGGACGTCCTGCGCTATCACGAGCACACGTTCCCGCTGCGGGCCGGCACCGAGGGGCTGCCCGTCGAGCGGCTGCTGGACGCCCAGTGGTACCGCCTCGCCTGGTGGCGGCTGGCCCGTACGGAGCTGAACTACCGGCGTTTCTTCACCGTCCCGGAACTGATCGGGCTACGGGTCGAGGACCCGGAGGTGTTCCACGCGACCCACGCCAAGGTGCTGGACCTGCTGCGGGCGGGGGTCCTGGAGGGACTGCGGGTCGACCACCCGGACGGGCTGGCCGACCCGGGCGGCTATCTGCGGCGGCTCCACGCGGCCACCGGTGGCCGCTGGACGGTCGTGGAGAAGATCCTCACCGACGGGGAGGTGCTGCCCGCCTCCTGGCCGGTGGCGGGGACCACCGGGTACGACGCGCTGCGGCGGGTGGACGGGCTGTTCACCGACCCGGCGGGCGCGGCCGAACTCCGCCGCCGGTACCGGGACTTCACCGGCCTGCCCGCCGACCGGGGCGGCCGCTGGCCGGACACCGTGCGGCGGGCCGCCTACCGGGTCGTCACCCATGAGCTGGCCGCCGAGGTGGAGCGCCTCACGCGCGCGTGCCACCGGCTGTGCGCTGCGGACCCGGCACTGCGCGATCACGCGCCCTGGGCGCTGCGCACGGCGATCCGCGAGCTGCTGGTCCGGCTGCGGGTGTACCGCCCGTACGGCCCCGGGGACGCGGCACAGGTGCTGACCGAGGAGGCCGCGCGGGACGCCAGGAGCGTGTACACCGTGCCCGAGGAGGCCACCGCCGTCGACGCCGTACGGGGCCTGCTGACCGGGGAGCGGGGCCGGGGGGCGGAGGTGGACGCGTTCCGCGCGAGGTTCGCGCAGACGGCGTCCGCGGCGCACGCCAAGTCCGTCGAGGACACCGCCTTCTACCGCTACGCGTCCCTGCTGTCCGCCACCGAGGTGGGCGGTGATCCCGGCGTGCCCGCGTCGTCGGCCGACGACTTCCACCGGCACTGCGCGCGCGTGCAGCGCGACTGGCCGCTGAGCGGGACGGTGCTGTCCACCCACGACACCAAGCGCAGCGCGGACGTACGGGCGAGGATCGCCGTCCTCACCGAGGTCCCCGAACGGTGGGCCGCCCTCCTCGCCGACCTGACGGAACGTACCGCGCGTCCCGGGGGCGTCCCGGCGCCCGATCCGCTCGTCGCCTGGGCGGCCTGGCAGTTGGTGGTGGGGATCGGCTTCCCCGGCGCGGGACGGCTGGAGGGGGCCCTGCTCAAGCATGTGCGCGAGGCGGGACTGCGTACCTCGTGGACGGAGCCGGACGCGGACTACGAGCGGTCCGTGACGGACTTCGTCGCCGCGGGTCCCGGCGGGGCTCCCGTGGAGAGGGTGACGGAGTTCCTGGCCGGACTGCGGCCCCATGTGCGGGCGAACGTCCTGGGTGCGGTCCTGCTCCAGTTGACGATGCCCGGGGTTCCCGATGTGTACCAGGGCACCGAGGCGGAGTACCTGGCGCTGGTGGACCCCGACAACCGGCGGCCCGTCCGCTTCCGGCCCGAGGACCTTCCCGCACCGGGGGCCGCTGTCGCGGGGCCGGACCCGTCCGCCGAGAAGGCAGCGCTCACCGCCACGGCGCTGCGTCTGCGCCGCCGCCTGCCCGGGGTGTTCGGCGAGGCGGCCTCGTACACGCCGCTGTATGCCTCGGGGAGCGCCGCGGAGCATGTCGTCGCCCATGTGCGGCGCGGCGGGGGCCCCGAGGCGGTCCTGGTGGCCGTCACGCGGCTTTCCGCACGGCTGCTCGACGCGGGCGGCTGGGGCGGCACCGGGCTGCCCCTGCCGGACGGGGTGTGGCGCGATCTGCTCACTCCTGGGCGGGAGTTCACCGGCCAGGTGCTGACGCGGGATCTGTTCGCGGACCTGCCGGTCGCGTTGCTGCTGCGGGACTCCGCCGAGGGCGGCGGGTGAGACGCGGTCCGCGACGGGGGTCCTGGGCGGGGCCGGGTGTCCGTACGAGGTCGGGGCCGGGCCCCGGTCCGGTAGCGGCCAGGTACGACCAGGGTTCAGGAAGCGGTGAGGCGGTACGTCACGTTTCCGAAGCCGATGTGGTCACCGTCGCGTACCACCGCGGCGCCCACGACCCGCCGTCCGTTCACGGAGGTGCCGTTGGTCGACCCCAGGTCGCGCAGCACCCACAGACCGCTCTGCCGGGACAGTTCGGCGTGCACCCGGGACACCGTCTCGTGGTTGAGCCGGAGCCCGTTGCCGGGGTCCCTGCCGATACGCAGCGGGGACGTGGCGGTGTGCCCCGGCAGGAGCAGCTTCGGCAGCCGCTCGCCCTGCCAGGCCCGGCGCAGCCGCCCGGGGAAGCCGGAGGCCGCCGCGACCCCGCCGAGCACCACGCGCGACCAGCGGCCCTCGGACCGCAGATCGGCGGTCAGTACCGCGAGTTCGTCGGGCCGCCGCGCCACGAGGGCGAGTTCCATGCGCCGGATGTAGGTGTCCTGCGACAGCCTGCCCTCCGCGACACCGTCCCGCAGGGCGGTGAGCGCTCTGTCGCGGTCCGCGTCGGAGATCCGCGCGGGATACGTGGAGAACTCGGAGGACGACGTCACAGATCCGATTGTCGGACAACGCGACCCGAGGTGTCCACCACGGCGACGGTCCTGTGACCAGGCACGGACACACGGCACCGCCGCCGGTCCCCGGTGGCGTCCGGGCGGACGTACCGGCGGGGGCACCCGCGCGCGGGCCGTCGTCCGCCCGGCTCCCACGCGGTGGGGAGCACGCCGGCCGTGGCGGATCGACCGGTCGCGGCCCTGGTGCCGCACGATGGTTTCGTAGTCCGCCGTCCGACGACGAGGGGAACCGTCCGTGCAGTTCGAGGTGTGGGCACCGGAAGCCGGAGAGGTGGCCCTTGAGGTGGAGGGCGGCACGCGCGCGTTGTCACGCGACCCGGACCGCGCGGGGTGGTGGACGGGGGACGCCGAGGCCGTGGACGGCACCCGGTACGGCTTCCGGCTGGACGGCGGCCCCGTGCTGCCCGATCCGCGTTCCCGGCGGCAGCCGGACGGCCCGGACGGGCTCAGCGCGGTCGTCGTCCCGGACGGACAGGTCCGGGGTGCCCCATGGCCGGGGCGGGGGCTGCCCGGCGCCGTCCTGTACGAGCTGCATGTGGGCACGTACACCCCTGAGGGCACCTTCGACGCGGCGGCCGACCGGCTCGGCCATCTCGCGGAACTCGGCGTCACCCATGTGGAGCTGCTGCCGGTGTGCCCCTTCCCGGGGCGGCATGGGTGGGGCTACGAGGGTGTGTCCCCGTGGGCGGTGCACGAACCGTACGGCGGCCCGGCGGGGCTGAGGCGCTTCGTGGACCGGGCGCACGCGCTGGGGCTCGGTGTGGTGCTCGACGTGGTGCACAACCATCTGGGGCCGTCGGGCAATCATCTGCCCGCGTTCGGACCGTACTTCACGGACACCCATCACACCCCCTGGGGCGCCGCGGTCAATCTGGACGCCCCCGGCTCGGACGAGGTACGCGCGTATCTGCGGGACAGCGCGCTGGCCTGGCTGCGCGAGTTCGGTCTGGACGGGCTGCGGCTGGACGCCGTGCACGCGCTGCGGGACACCCGCGCCCACACGTTCCTGGAGGAGCTGTCGGAGGCCGTCGACACGCTCTCGGGCGAGCTGGGCAGGCCCCTGTTCCTGATCGCCGAGTCGGACCTCGGTGACCCCCGGCTCATCACCCCCCGCAAGGAGAACGGTCTCGGGCTGCACGCGCAGTGGAACGACGACTTCCATCACGCGCTGCACACCGCCTTCACGGGTGAGTCAGGCGGTTACTACGCCGACTTCGCCGAGGACCCGTTCGCCGCTCTCGCGAAGACCCTCACGGGCGGCTTCTTCCATGACGGCACGTACTCGTCGTTCCGGGGCCGCCGGCACGGCCGTCCCCTGGACCGGGGGCGGGTGTCCGGTCATCGGCTGCTGGGCTACGCGCAGACCCATGACCAGATCGGCAACCGTGCCCAGGGCGACCGGCTGTCGGCGTCCCTGTCCCCCGGGCTCCTGGCCTGCGTGGCCGCGCTGGTGCTGACCGCGCCGTTCACCCCGATGCTGTTCATGGGCGAGGAATGGGCGGCGGGCACCCCTTGGCAGTTCTTCACCGACCACACGGACCCGGAGCTGGCCGAGGCGGTACGGCAGGGCAGGAGGCGGGAGTTCACCGACCACGGCTGGGCCGCGCGGGACGTGCCCGACCCGCAGGACCCGGCGACGCGTGAGCGGTCCTGTCTGGACTGGTCGGAGCCGGGGCGCGAGCCCCACGCGCGCGTGCTGGCCTGGTACCGCGAGCTGATCGCGCTGCGCCGCACCCACCCCGATCTCGCGAGCACGGACCTGACGGCGGTACGGGTCACGTACGACCGGACGGCCCGGTGGCTGATGGTGCGGCGCGGTGATCTGCGGATCGTCGTCAACGTCTCCGAGCGACCGGCCGTCATCGGGCTGGGGCCCCGCCCCGCGCGCGCGGTGGCGGCCTGGGAGCCCGTGTCCGGGCCCGGTACCGACGGACTGCTCACCGTGCCCGCCGAGTCCTGCGCGGTGCTCGTCCAGCCCTGACGGCCCCGGAGCCCGTACCGCCCCTCCCCGCCCGATCCCGCCCGTCTCCCTCGCCGTCCCCTCGCCCGTCCACTTGCGTTGGAGCGCACTCCACCTCCTAGCCTTCGCCACGAACCGATCTGGAGGAGACACACCATGCGACAGCGATTTCTGGGCGGTACGGGACTGCGCGTCAGCGAGCTGTGCCTCGGCGCGATGACCTTCGGCGGCGGGGCCGACGAACCGGCCTCGCACCGCATGCTCGACACGTTCGTGGAGGCGGGCGGCACGTTCGTCGACACGGCCGACGTGTACGGCAAGGGCGTGTCCGAGGAGATCCTGGGACGGTGGCTCAAGGACCGGCGCCGTGACGAGCTGGTCATCGCGACCAAGGTGTTCGGCACCATGGGCGAGGCACCGAACGCGGGCGGTCTCGGACGCAAGCACATCCTGTCGGCGGTCGACGCGAGCCTGCGGCGGCTCGGCACGGACCACATCGACCTTTATCAGACGCATGTGTGGGACGCGTCCACGCCGATCGAGGAGACCCTGTCCACCCTGGACACACTCGTGACCGCCGGCAAGGTCCGCTACATCGGCGCCAGCAATCTGTCCGCTGCGCAGCTCCAGAAGTCGCTGGACGTGTCCCGCGCGGGTGGCTGGGAGCGCTATGTGTGCCTTCAGCCGCTGTACAACCTGCTGGCACGTGAGACGGAGTGGGAACTCCTTCCGCTGAGCCGCGCCGAGGGGGTCGGGGTCATCCCGTGGAGCCCGCTCCAGGGCGGCTGGCTGACGGGCAAGTACACCCGGGGGATGTCCTCGGCGCCCACCGGGTCACGGGAGGCCGGTGCCGAGCGGGACCATGGGCGGGAGACCTGGCGGGACAGGGACACCGAGGACACCTGGCGGGTCGTCGACGCGGTCCTCGCGGTGGCCGAGGAGACGGGACGCACCCCGGCTCAGGTGGCGCTGCGCTGGCTGCTCCAGCGCCCGGGGGTCACGGCGCCGATCATCGGCGCCCGCACGGTCGAACAGCTCACCGACAACCTCGGCGCGGTGGGCTGGGAGCTGTCCGCCGAGCAGGAGTCCCGGCTCACCGAGGCCGGTAAGCGGCCCCTGCCGTACCCGTACGACGTCCTGGAGCAGTTCCGGGACAAGGACGCCCGGGACTGACTCCTCGGCCGCCCCAGGGGCCACCGAGGGCCCGTACGGGCCCAACGGCTCACCCTCGCCCCGGTGTCGGCCCGCCCGCTCGGCGGAGCGGCACCGGGCCGGGTAGGGGCGGGCCGGGTAGGGGCGGGCCGGGTAGGGGTCGGCGGCGCGGGTGGTTCGCCGGGTCCCCGAACGGCCGACGGGCCGCCATCCGCCCGCTGCCCGTCGCTCGTCGCGCGCCGACCGTCACCCCCCGTCACCCCCCGTCGGCCGTCGGCCGTCGGCGACCGTCGACCGCTACCCGTCGTCCTCGCTGAGCCGCTCCAGCAGGATCGCCTCCCAGGCGCGCGCGAGTTGCGACCGCAGCAGCGGCAGCGGGCTGTCGTCCGTCCCGTGCAGGCGTTCGGCCAGCAGGATCAGGGTGTCGCACCGGGCGAGCCACAGTCCGCGCAGGCACTCACGGGGGCTGTATCCGGCGAGGGTCGCCGCACGGACCGCGGCCGGGGCGCCCACCGACAGGGCGAGGCCGCGGATGTCCTCGGCCGGGTCGCCGATGAGGGCGTCCGCCCAGTCCAGGACCCCGCGTACCCGGCCGTCCGCGCTGATCCGCAGATGCTCGCCCTTGAGGTCACCGTGCACCACCACGGCGGCGGCGCGCGGGGCGAGCTCCACGACC includes:
- a CDS encoding aldo/keto reductase translates to MRQRFLGGTGLRVSELCLGAMTFGGGADEPASHRMLDTFVEAGGTFVDTADVYGKGVSEEILGRWLKDRRRDELVIATKVFGTMGEAPNAGGLGRKHILSAVDASLRRLGTDHIDLYQTHVWDASTPIEETLSTLDTLVTAGKVRYIGASNLSAAQLQKSLDVSRAGGWERYVCLQPLYNLLARETEWELLPLSRAEGVGVIPWSPLQGGWLTGKYTRGMSSAPTGSREAGAERDHGRETWRDRDTEDTWRVVDAVLAVAEETGRTPAQVALRWLLQRPGVTAPIIGARTVEQLTDNLGAVGWELSAEQESRLTEAGKRPLPYPYDVLEQFRDKDARD
- the glgX gene encoding glycogen debranching protein GlgX; translated protein: MQVWPGQAYPLGATYDGAGTNFAVFSEAAHRIELCLLHDDGSETRTELRETDAFVRHAYLPGVMPGQRYGFRVHGPYAPERGMRCNAAKLLLDPYARAVSGAVDWGEEVYGYHFGSPERRNDMDSGPHTMASVVVNPYFDWGDDRPPRTDYHRTVIYEAHVKGLTMTHPALPAELRGTYAALAHPAVLEHLTELGVTALELMPVHQFVDDHRLVDMGLNNYWGYNTIGFFAPHNAYASWGDRGQQVLEFKSAVRALHKAGIEVILDVVYNHTAEGNHLGPTLSFRGLDNASYYRLADSPRHYMDTTGTGNSLLMRSPHVLQLIMDSLRYWVTEMHVDGFRFDLAATLARQFHEVDRLSSFFDLVQQDPVVSQAKLIAEPWDVGEGGYQVGNFPPLWTEWNGKYRDTVRDLWRGEPRTLAEFASRLTGSSDLYQDDGRRPLASINFVTCHDGFTMHDLVAYDEKHNEDNGEDNRDGENHNRSWNCGAEGPTDDPAVRELRQRQMRNLTATLLLSQGVPMLSHGDEFARTQGGNNNAYCQDNTVSWVRWPGAAPDGRAAGDVAEEPVEDSVAARHLAFTRSMVWLRRDHPVFRRRRFFQGRTLRGTPDELSDIAWFTPEGGQMRQRDWSAAQARALTVFLNGNAISEPGPRGERVKDDSFLLMFNASPETLDFVVPLDHGHQWRIVVDTACPEGVPPGGATKVTAGDRITLVDHSMAVLQRPT
- the treZ gene encoding malto-oligosyltrehalose trehalohydrolase, whose product is MQFEVWAPEAGEVALEVEGGTRALSRDPDRAGWWTGDAEAVDGTRYGFRLDGGPVLPDPRSRRQPDGPDGLSAVVVPDGQVRGAPWPGRGLPGAVLYELHVGTYTPEGTFDAAADRLGHLAELGVTHVELLPVCPFPGRHGWGYEGVSPWAVHEPYGGPAGLRRFVDRAHALGLGVVLDVVHNHLGPSGNHLPAFGPYFTDTHHTPWGAAVNLDAPGSDEVRAYLRDSALAWLREFGLDGLRLDAVHALRDTRAHTFLEELSEAVDTLSGELGRPLFLIAESDLGDPRLITPRKENGLGLHAQWNDDFHHALHTAFTGESGGYYADFAEDPFAALAKTLTGGFFHDGTYSSFRGRRHGRPLDRGRVSGHRLLGYAQTHDQIGNRAQGDRLSASLSPGLLACVAALVLTAPFTPMLFMGEEWAAGTPWQFFTDHTDPELAEAVRQGRRREFTDHGWAARDVPDPQDPATRERSCLDWSEPGREPHARVLAWYRELIALRRTHPDLASTDLTAVRVTYDRTARWLMVRRGDLRIVVNVSERPAVIGLGPRPARAVAAWEPVSGPGTDGLLTVPAESCAVLVQP
- a CDS encoding DUF1707 and FHA domain-containing protein, with the translated sequence MTSSSEFSTYPARISDADRDRALTALRDGVAEGRLSQDTYIRRMELALVARRPDELAVLTADLRSEGRWSRVVLGGVAAASGFPGRLRRAWQGERLPKLLLPGHTATSPLRIGRDPGNGLRLNHETVSRVHAELSRQSGLWVLRDLGSTNGTSVNGRRVVGAAVVRDGDHIGFGNVTYRLTAS
- the treY gene encoding malto-oligosyltrehalose synthase; translation: MTPEPAEPWIPAPPTATYRLQLQPDFPFAAAEAAVPHLAGLGVSHLHLSPVLEAVPGSTHGYDVVDHARVRDELGGEEGLRALAGTARRHGLGLIADIVPNHMAAAPRWNRSWWEVLRDGPGSPYARWFDIDWDAHGGRVLLPVLAHRIGTEPGALRVDGDVLRYHEHTFPLRAGTEGLPVERLLDAQWYRLAWWRLARTELNYRRFFTVPELIGLRVEDPEVFHATHAKVLDLLRAGVLEGLRVDHPDGLADPGGYLRRLHAATGGRWTVVEKILTDGEVLPASWPVAGTTGYDALRRVDGLFTDPAGAAELRRRYRDFTGLPADRGGRWPDTVRRAAYRVVTHELAAEVERLTRACHRLCAADPALRDHAPWALRTAIRELLVRLRVYRPYGPGDAAQVLTEEAARDARSVYTVPEEATAVDAVRGLLTGERGRGAEVDAFRARFAQTASAAHAKSVEDTAFYRYASLLSATEVGGDPGVPASSADDFHRHCARVQRDWPLSGTVLSTHDTKRSADVRARIAVLTEVPERWAALLADLTERTARPGGVPAPDPLVAWAAWQLVVGIGFPGAGRLEGALLKHVREAGLRTSWTEPDADYERSVTDFVAAGPGGAPVERVTEFLAGLRPHVRANVLGAVLLQLTMPGVPDVYQGTEAEYLALVDPDNRRPVRFRPEDLPAPGAAVAGPDPSAEKAALTATALRLRRRLPGVFGEAASYTPLYASGSAAEHVVAHVRRGGGPEAVLVAVTRLSARLLDAGGWGGTGLPLPDGVWRDLLTPGREFTGQVLTRDLFADLPVALLLRDSAEGGG